One Cicer arietinum cultivar CDC Frontier isolate Library 1 chromosome 8, Cicar.CDCFrontier_v2.0, whole genome shotgun sequence DNA segment encodes these proteins:
- the LOC101506179 gene encoding uncharacterized protein has product MAEGGRSVMLGEGSKDGFGVLGERVNGTFCSLTDSRKVVVCNIHVLYNPNRGEIKLGQCFSVPISDDGAAFSLSPEKADKNAANREKLKILHTLGSKTLARKRDELELRDGRKYSRGEMYSICHKKSDGSFVNDEAKEKYEQLQAEIGKTPSPNEAFVNVFGKEHPGYVRCMGLGITPSQITTSTSHSVRSMSSSEANEKMEKMQAEIDRLKKRDSEVDMLKEQIAFLMQMQNSRDKQAMDIESPIDGRRSSESSHQPDDRGTTSLGTN; this is encoded by the exons ATGGCGGAAGGAGGAAGGTCGGTGATGTTGGGTGAAGGCAGTAAGGATGGTTTTGGAGTTTTGGGTGAAAGGGTAAATGGAA CATTCTGCAGCTTGACAGATTCTCGTAAAGTTGTGGTTTGCAACATTCATGTGCTTTACAATCCAAATAGAGGAGAAATCAAGCTTGGCCAG TGCTTCTCCGTGCCCATCTCCGATGACGGCGCTGCTTTCAGCCTCTCTCCG GAGAAGGCTGATAAAAATGCTGCAAATAGAGAAAAGCTAAAGATCCTTCATACATTAGGCTCTAAGACGCTTGCAAGGAAGAGGGATGAGTTG GAACTGAGAGATGGTCGAAAATACAGTAGGGGTGAAATGTATTCAATTTGTCATAAAAAGTCTGATGGGTCATTTGTCAACGACGAAGCCAAGGAAAAATAT GAACAATTGCAAGCTGAAATTGGGAAGACTCCTTCTCCAAATGAAGCATTTGTTAATGTGTTTGGAAAAGAACATCCTGGATATGTTCGTTGTATGGGACTTGGAATAACACCATCACAAATTACTACATCTACTTCTCACTCTGTAAGATCGATGTCTTCCTCTGAAGCTAATGAAAAGATGGAGAAAATGCAAGCTGAAATTGATAGGCTTAAGAAAAGGGATTCTGAAGTTGATATGTTGAAGGAGCAAATTGCTTTCTTGATGCAAATGCAAAATTCTAGAGACAAAcag gcAATGGACATAGAATCGCCAATAGATGGTAGACGTTCATCTGAGTCCAGCCACCAACCTGATGATCGTGGAACAACTTCATTAGGGACTAATTAG
- the LOC101506509 gene encoding uncharacterized protein isoform X1 — MALSLGLKYRRVKELSRFLPPLICYSGDCYQQPRKALISVRLPKTVVNGSLLKGFHQHRFSTLADVTHDHAPEVDLLSFIKSSLDELEGTHHYWLNRSAKSEQFFGIDGIHGIFLVLAASNFECGIMFQKLKAIQERFPHIIIMGFKLIKSSDRANIIQLLMTENITFPILLSEREFPQIKKGACYVLFKDFKSPIICHEKDVSLEILYQAIQGLQMQPSDDSKYLNVLRSTSWKQDDITKDQYICSPLQNLLLYYPGCVSADERANRLFISDCNHHRIIVCNGNGKIMDCIGSSPGFEDGDFDSAKLRRPAGSYYHATEDCLYFLDSENHAIRRADMRARSVETFYPTSTLNNGGGRIWNWIMGKLGLESSVETIEEEKSEVFDSKGLYFPWHLLKSDDDTLYIIDRRFQTLWTMDFGSGKIDNVFEGSPRILEICGKLIGQNLSILDKIPCDQFQQKTNNICVLDDLPHSNRLSSLTTLQNHMFICDNVRQRILKVNIESGVSLDFQLSNLGLLGFPYWLNSPLEVFYAGGNGLSDTSIDHLQHFGLLPGKIDIQLSVDVPTDIELVEPLQESCIWRQARGAATEISGVNDPGSLDKVGVAQQWYDELDDLAAPKPEPEMTEDNNLDINIVVDEDEKVRISSRVFTSPGTSEVVIFAVLYCKLRRVPNSNDGNQEKYAARIIDFLSSKRSGKRERDSWNAFLLQSKGDLRDLIFMKPLHIRVRLNCFDHPKAENGKDIILTDSSIKVNVLLN, encoded by the exons ATGGCTCTGTCTCTCGGTCTGAAGTATCGGCGTGTAAAAGAACTTTCAAGGTTTCTACCACCACTTATCTGCTACTCAG gtgATTGTTATCAGCAACCCAGGAAAGCTTTAATCTCAGTGAGATTACCCAAAACAGTTGTTAATGGGAGTTTATTGAAAGGGTTTCATCAACATAG GTTCTCAACATTGGCTGATGTAACACATGATCATGCTCCTGAAGTTGATCTTTTGTCTTTCATAAAATCTTCGCTGGATGAACTTGAAG GCACTCATCATTATTGGTTAAACAGATCCGCCAAAAGTGAACAATTTTTTGGAATTGATGGAATTCATGGAATTTTTTTGGTTCTTGCTGCAAGCAATTTCGAATGTGGCATTATGTTTCAAAAGTTGAAGGCAATTCAGGAGAG GTTCcctcatattattattatgggCTTTAAACTAATTAAGTCTTCTGATCGCGCGAACATAATCCAGCTACTTATGACAGAAAATATCACATTCCCTATTTTGTTGTCTGAGCGAGAATTTCCTCAG ATAAAGAAAGGTGCATGCTACGtattatttaaagattttaaGAGCCCAATAATTTGTCATGAGAAGGATGTCAGTCTCGAAATTTTATACCAAG CTATTCAGGGGTTACAGATGCAACCAAGTGATGATTCTAAGTACCTCAATGTCTTGAGATCTACATCTTGGAAGCAGGATGATATCACCAAGGATCAATATATTTGTTCTCCTCTACAGAATTTACTTCTATATTACCCAG GTTGTGTCTCTGCAGATGAAAGGGCTAACCGCCTCTTCATTTCTGATTGCAATCATCATAGGATTATTGTATGCAATGGCAATGGGAAGATTATGGACTGT ATTGGCTCTTCCCCAGGATTTGAGGATGGTGATTTTGATTCTGCTAAATTAAGGCGCCCAGCTGGTTCTTATTACCATGCTACTGAGGATtgcttatattttttggattcaGAG AACCATGCTATTAGGAGAGCGGACATGAGAGCACGTTCAGTGGAAACTTTTTATCCGACAAGCACCCTTAACAATGGAGGTGGTCGCATATGGAACTGGATCATGGGTAAGCTTGGTTTAGAAAGCAGCGTGGAGACCATTGAAGAGGAAAAATCTGAAGTATTTGATTCTAAAGGGTTATATTTTCCATGGCATCTGTTGAAATCAGATGATGACACTCTCTATATTATAGATCGCAG GTTTCAAACTTTATGGACCATGGATTTCGGTTCTGGGAAAATAGACAATGTCTTTGAAG GTTCTCCTAGGATTCTTGAGATCTGCGGAAAGCTAATCGGACAAAATTTATCCATCTTAGATAAGATTCCCTGTGACCAGTTTCAACAGAAAACTAACAATATCTGTGTGCTGGATGACCTCCCCCATTCTAATCGTTTATCTTCATTAACAACCTTGCAGAATCACATGTTCATTTGTGATAATG TTCGACAGAGAATTCTGAAGGTCAATATTGAATCCGGGGTCAGTTTGGACTTCCAATTATCTAATTTAGGGTTACTTGGATTTCCTTATTGGTTGAATTCCCCTCTTGAGGTATTTTATGCTGG TGGAAATGGACTTTCAGATACATCAATTGATCATCTGCAACATTTTGGTTTGCTACCAG GCAAGATTGACATACAGCTGAGTGTGGATGTTCCTACGGATATTGAGCTTGTAGAGCCATTACAAGAATCCTGTATATGGCGTCAAGCAAGAGGTGCAGCTACTGAAATCTCTGGAGTGAATGATCCAGGATCCTTAGATAAG GTTGGTGTTGCACAACAGTGGTATGATGAATTGGATGATCTTGCCGCTCCAAAGCCTGAACCTGAAATGACTGAAGACAATAACCTGGATATAAATATCGTTGTGGATGAAGATGAGAAAGTTCGCATTAGTAGTAGAGTCTTCACTAGCCCTGGAACAAGTGAG GTTGTTATTTTCGCCGTACTGTATTGTAAACTTAGAAGAGTTCCAAACTCAAACGATGGCAACCAGGAAAAATACGCAGCAAGGATTATTGATTTTTTGAGCTCTAAGAGATCTGGTAAAAGAGAAAGAGACTCATGGAATGCATTTCTGTTGCAATCTAAAGGTGATCTAAGAGATCTTATTTTCATGAAACCACTACACATCAGAGTAAGATTAAATTGTTTTGATCATCCTAAGGCTGAAAATGGAAAGGATATTATCTTAACAGACTCCTCAATTAAGGTGAATGTGTTGCTCAATTGA
- the LOC101506509 gene encoding uncharacterized protein isoform X2, whose amino-acid sequence MFQKLKAIQERFPHIIIMGFKLIKSSDRANIIQLLMTENITFPILLSEREFPQIKKGACYVLFKDFKSPIICHEKDVSLEILYQAIQGLQMQPSDDSKYLNVLRSTSWKQDDITKDQYICSPLQNLLLYYPGCVSADERANRLFISDCNHHRIIVCNGNGKIMDCIGSSPGFEDGDFDSAKLRRPAGSYYHATEDCLYFLDSENHAIRRADMRARSVETFYPTSTLNNGGGRIWNWIMGKLGLESSVETIEEEKSEVFDSKGLYFPWHLLKSDDDTLYIIDRRFQTLWTMDFGSGKIDNVFEGSPRILEICGKLIGQNLSILDKIPCDQFQQKTNNICVLDDLPHSNRLSSLTTLQNHMFICDNVRQRILKVNIESGVSLDFQLSNLGLLGFPYWLNSPLEVFYAGGNGLSDTSIDHLQHFGLLPGKIDIQLSVDVPTDIELVEPLQESCIWRQARGAATEISGVNDPGSLDKVGVAQQWYDELDDLAAPKPEPEMTEDNNLDINIVVDEDEKVRISSRVFTSPGTSEVVIFAVLYCKLRRVPNSNDGNQEKYAARIIDFLSSKRSGKRERDSWNAFLLQSKGDLRDLIFMKPLHIRVRLNCFDHPKAENGKDIILTDSSIKVNVLLN is encoded by the exons ATGTTTCAAAAGTTGAAGGCAATTCAGGAGAG GTTCcctcatattattattatgggCTTTAAACTAATTAAGTCTTCTGATCGCGCGAACATAATCCAGCTACTTATGACAGAAAATATCACATTCCCTATTTTGTTGTCTGAGCGAGAATTTCCTCAG ATAAAGAAAGGTGCATGCTACGtattatttaaagattttaaGAGCCCAATAATTTGTCATGAGAAGGATGTCAGTCTCGAAATTTTATACCAAG CTATTCAGGGGTTACAGATGCAACCAAGTGATGATTCTAAGTACCTCAATGTCTTGAGATCTACATCTTGGAAGCAGGATGATATCACCAAGGATCAATATATTTGTTCTCCTCTACAGAATTTACTTCTATATTACCCAG GTTGTGTCTCTGCAGATGAAAGGGCTAACCGCCTCTTCATTTCTGATTGCAATCATCATAGGATTATTGTATGCAATGGCAATGGGAAGATTATGGACTGT ATTGGCTCTTCCCCAGGATTTGAGGATGGTGATTTTGATTCTGCTAAATTAAGGCGCCCAGCTGGTTCTTATTACCATGCTACTGAGGATtgcttatattttttggattcaGAG AACCATGCTATTAGGAGAGCGGACATGAGAGCACGTTCAGTGGAAACTTTTTATCCGACAAGCACCCTTAACAATGGAGGTGGTCGCATATGGAACTGGATCATGGGTAAGCTTGGTTTAGAAAGCAGCGTGGAGACCATTGAAGAGGAAAAATCTGAAGTATTTGATTCTAAAGGGTTATATTTTCCATGGCATCTGTTGAAATCAGATGATGACACTCTCTATATTATAGATCGCAG GTTTCAAACTTTATGGACCATGGATTTCGGTTCTGGGAAAATAGACAATGTCTTTGAAG GTTCTCCTAGGATTCTTGAGATCTGCGGAAAGCTAATCGGACAAAATTTATCCATCTTAGATAAGATTCCCTGTGACCAGTTTCAACAGAAAACTAACAATATCTGTGTGCTGGATGACCTCCCCCATTCTAATCGTTTATCTTCATTAACAACCTTGCAGAATCACATGTTCATTTGTGATAATG TTCGACAGAGAATTCTGAAGGTCAATATTGAATCCGGGGTCAGTTTGGACTTCCAATTATCTAATTTAGGGTTACTTGGATTTCCTTATTGGTTGAATTCCCCTCTTGAGGTATTTTATGCTGG TGGAAATGGACTTTCAGATACATCAATTGATCATCTGCAACATTTTGGTTTGCTACCAG GCAAGATTGACATACAGCTGAGTGTGGATGTTCCTACGGATATTGAGCTTGTAGAGCCATTACAAGAATCCTGTATATGGCGTCAAGCAAGAGGTGCAGCTACTGAAATCTCTGGAGTGAATGATCCAGGATCCTTAGATAAG GTTGGTGTTGCACAACAGTGGTATGATGAATTGGATGATCTTGCCGCTCCAAAGCCTGAACCTGAAATGACTGAAGACAATAACCTGGATATAAATATCGTTGTGGATGAAGATGAGAAAGTTCGCATTAGTAGTAGAGTCTTCACTAGCCCTGGAACAAGTGAG GTTGTTATTTTCGCCGTACTGTATTGTAAACTTAGAAGAGTTCCAAACTCAAACGATGGCAACCAGGAAAAATACGCAGCAAGGATTATTGATTTTTTGAGCTCTAAGAGATCTGGTAAAAGAGAAAGAGACTCATGGAATGCATTTCTGTTGCAATCTAAAGGTGATCTAAGAGATCTTATTTTCATGAAACCACTACACATCAGAGTAAGATTAAATTGTTTTGATCATCCTAAGGCTGAAAATGGAAAGGATATTATCTTAACAGACTCCTCAATTAAGGTGAATGTGTTGCTCAATTGA
- the LOC101506509 gene encoding uncharacterized protein isoform X3 — MGFKLIKSSDRANIIQLLMTENITFPILLSEREFPQIKKGACYVLFKDFKSPIICHEKDVSLEILYQAIQGLQMQPSDDSKYLNVLRSTSWKQDDITKDQYICSPLQNLLLYYPGCVSADERANRLFISDCNHHRIIVCNGNGKIMDCIGSSPGFEDGDFDSAKLRRPAGSYYHATEDCLYFLDSENHAIRRADMRARSVETFYPTSTLNNGGGRIWNWIMGKLGLESSVETIEEEKSEVFDSKGLYFPWHLLKSDDDTLYIIDRRFQTLWTMDFGSGKIDNVFEGSPRILEICGKLIGQNLSILDKIPCDQFQQKTNNICVLDDLPHSNRLSSLTTLQNHMFICDNVRQRILKVNIESGVSLDFQLSNLGLLGFPYWLNSPLEVFYAGGNGLSDTSIDHLQHFGLLPGKIDIQLSVDVPTDIELVEPLQESCIWRQARGAATEISGVNDPGSLDKVGVAQQWYDELDDLAAPKPEPEMTEDNNLDINIVVDEDEKVRISSRVFTSPGTSEVVIFAVLYCKLRRVPNSNDGNQEKYAARIIDFLSSKRSGKRERDSWNAFLLQSKGDLRDLIFMKPLHIRVRLNCFDHPKAENGKDIILTDSSIKVNVLLN; from the exons atgggCTTTAAACTAATTAAGTCTTCTGATCGCGCGAACATAATCCAGCTACTTATGACAGAAAATATCACATTCCCTATTTTGTTGTCTGAGCGAGAATTTCCTCAG ATAAAGAAAGGTGCATGCTACGtattatttaaagattttaaGAGCCCAATAATTTGTCATGAGAAGGATGTCAGTCTCGAAATTTTATACCAAG CTATTCAGGGGTTACAGATGCAACCAAGTGATGATTCTAAGTACCTCAATGTCTTGAGATCTACATCTTGGAAGCAGGATGATATCACCAAGGATCAATATATTTGTTCTCCTCTACAGAATTTACTTCTATATTACCCAG GTTGTGTCTCTGCAGATGAAAGGGCTAACCGCCTCTTCATTTCTGATTGCAATCATCATAGGATTATTGTATGCAATGGCAATGGGAAGATTATGGACTGT ATTGGCTCTTCCCCAGGATTTGAGGATGGTGATTTTGATTCTGCTAAATTAAGGCGCCCAGCTGGTTCTTATTACCATGCTACTGAGGATtgcttatattttttggattcaGAG AACCATGCTATTAGGAGAGCGGACATGAGAGCACGTTCAGTGGAAACTTTTTATCCGACAAGCACCCTTAACAATGGAGGTGGTCGCATATGGAACTGGATCATGGGTAAGCTTGGTTTAGAAAGCAGCGTGGAGACCATTGAAGAGGAAAAATCTGAAGTATTTGATTCTAAAGGGTTATATTTTCCATGGCATCTGTTGAAATCAGATGATGACACTCTCTATATTATAGATCGCAG GTTTCAAACTTTATGGACCATGGATTTCGGTTCTGGGAAAATAGACAATGTCTTTGAAG GTTCTCCTAGGATTCTTGAGATCTGCGGAAAGCTAATCGGACAAAATTTATCCATCTTAGATAAGATTCCCTGTGACCAGTTTCAACAGAAAACTAACAATATCTGTGTGCTGGATGACCTCCCCCATTCTAATCGTTTATCTTCATTAACAACCTTGCAGAATCACATGTTCATTTGTGATAATG TTCGACAGAGAATTCTGAAGGTCAATATTGAATCCGGGGTCAGTTTGGACTTCCAATTATCTAATTTAGGGTTACTTGGATTTCCTTATTGGTTGAATTCCCCTCTTGAGGTATTTTATGCTGG TGGAAATGGACTTTCAGATACATCAATTGATCATCTGCAACATTTTGGTTTGCTACCAG GCAAGATTGACATACAGCTGAGTGTGGATGTTCCTACGGATATTGAGCTTGTAGAGCCATTACAAGAATCCTGTATATGGCGTCAAGCAAGAGGTGCAGCTACTGAAATCTCTGGAGTGAATGATCCAGGATCCTTAGATAAG GTTGGTGTTGCACAACAGTGGTATGATGAATTGGATGATCTTGCCGCTCCAAAGCCTGAACCTGAAATGACTGAAGACAATAACCTGGATATAAATATCGTTGTGGATGAAGATGAGAAAGTTCGCATTAGTAGTAGAGTCTTCACTAGCCCTGGAACAAGTGAG GTTGTTATTTTCGCCGTACTGTATTGTAAACTTAGAAGAGTTCCAAACTCAAACGATGGCAACCAGGAAAAATACGCAGCAAGGATTATTGATTTTTTGAGCTCTAAGAGATCTGGTAAAAGAGAAAGAGACTCATGGAATGCATTTCTGTTGCAATCTAAAGGTGATCTAAGAGATCTTATTTTCATGAAACCACTACACATCAGAGTAAGATTAAATTGTTTTGATCATCCTAAGGCTGAAAATGGAAAGGATATTATCTTAACAGACTCCTCAATTAAGGTGAATGTGTTGCTCAATTGA
- the LOC101506839 gene encoding uncharacterized protein isoform X1, with amino-acid sequence MDQIKMLQTHANITMLVTMGLEVKMRVIQKFSIASLFMWAVPIAILYAFNNNLLPGTSNLSPHSLTLVSGFLAVISVNIVIAFYIYLAMREPADKHEPDPKFLAEAKASINQSTGDAQQSSQPLKKQQ; translated from the exons ATGGATCAAATTAAGATGCTGCAAACTCATGCTAATATCACAATGCTAGTAACAATG GGTTTGGAGGTAAAGATGAGAGTAATTCAGAAGTTTTCAATTGCATCGCTGTTCATGTGGGCAGTCCCTATTGCAATATTATATGCCTTCAACAATAATCTGCTTCCTG GAACATCCAATTTGTCCCCTCACTCTTTGACACTAGTGAGCGGATTTCTAGCCGTCATATCTGTTAACATAGTCATTGCATTTTACATATATTTGGCAATGAGAGAACCTGCAGATAAACACGAGCCTGATCCGAAATTTCTTGCCGAGGCCAAAGCTAGTATAAATCAATCTACAGGAGATGCTCAACAATCTTCCCAGCCTCTTAAGAAACAACAGTAG
- the LOC101506839 gene encoding uncharacterized protein isoform X2: MRVIQKFSIASLFMWAVPIAILYAFNNNLLPGTSNLSPHSLTLVSGFLAVISVNIVIAFYIYLAMREPADKHEPDPKFLAEAKASINQSTGDAQQSSQPLKKQQ, from the exons ATGAGAGTAATTCAGAAGTTTTCAATTGCATCGCTGTTCATGTGGGCAGTCCCTATTGCAATATTATATGCCTTCAACAATAATCTGCTTCCTG GAACATCCAATTTGTCCCCTCACTCTTTGACACTAGTGAGCGGATTTCTAGCCGTCATATCTGTTAACATAGTCATTGCATTTTACATATATTTGGCAATGAGAGAACCTGCAGATAAACACGAGCCTGATCCGAAATTTCTTGCCGAGGCCAAAGCTAGTATAAATCAATCTACAGGAGATGCTCAACAATCTTCCCAGCCTCTTAAGAAACAACAGTAG